A window of Torulaspora globosa chromosome 8, complete sequence contains these coding sequences:
- the RKR1 gene encoding ubiquitin-protein ligase RKR1 (ancestral locus Anc_8.799): protein MSFGGVNTFQQYSTDFGFGHNGVKLSFNYFDGFPEPSLLNSLASNDLKLIFKSLLKRDETTKEKALNDLLKLVENYTKNEGLFDSDIFFLCWSQVYPKLLVSESKTIRVSSHLVTSKLVKLLNKKVSKFLRDVMPLLLLGTCDTDSSVSKACNAFLNDIFDCNTSKVNSLWSVFQEDILKITEELVVKENEETISDERFVGKEDSLLRFNRLITSAMQLLTNLISSDSFDSVKHEEITHDVLISECLWQLLSLTNTHFLKSYEAALVLQKTLYKNNLLQRHKDVLKLSTKKLLKSLSHVNAKNSLKVAHLAGPILDNLTMLDHYQKGKIWTYDKSARDRFLQFVVAASKNPVPGFFDALYKFYEESSSHELLDEKKQWLPLWRGSNDTLREKQFLGRHGPELLGEFWANYRKFISHCSVPDVSEVAKEDVLNILRSGKQLSRLPSLKAALIDFLDPEIVANQIKAAVNQDDKEAGLLLNNLMLLLCSAANGEAALHDVASAMLELMSKDQDDFGPKKQKVLEVYSYFVNSGIISVADEVTQFVYEVPTWIDKNTYKSLSIFISDYSKSVIAHKDKNFATVMEDFITAASSAEGIAESRIVRTLNLLDNGVSPAVLSSTIVQDFVQNYINSYAYNDYGELFNGRLIDEHNVVQLYEKSVEGKQTEFFLHHLSSLNYHALEALLTESDFLSGNLFEGSLEQAESIYQLIKPLLNNGPIVKNLANAIISYAKTKPRLVGNDFVLRIAEELITLQRDGLDIFVPPDLELVFFDAVPFIDYRLALVSSLKLNTHLFELSSDELNLSKAEQLIRYGLFLDALISRVPAGLDNKLSVFLTMVCDLAEDFNCLSEDPQEEITEFKNTLFRGKLEGFSFEDVTDLVCQVNPNDERPLDILSHLIADSSSITVTYYHLRILQKILQNKIDSITSASFIRKLPSIERFVISTIRSKDKSQHNYLLCGIILSAAEKFTDLEIFGKLRNVLASECIGVKENELLEKSYKNIILLSNLLQSQGSTESPPPIPYQRLNMMLNSLSQWLDSDLAYESGFTQVRLSLLKLCALLARTPSITEASKGFYEFSMALLSDSLSMCLLDDTYFLLELRLYCLVLHEELTKSVWKQHLNTGSDEMLSGLVELSLINFATEKNNQISAVFYRTLFRVLSGYQVKQVVKFYPDVLSAFLSNEGFANINRTRMLFAELKRLVIERQKDAFLELEFEKQKKQKKETEHQSDEGAGEDLPVNDKFELPPGLIEKMCVEIPEDYLECEDEYGFLKYLWFWDLAFCFFNDASYDLRQKFIDQLRSRNLITIFFDFVSDQIDLQDTRFWSEAGSAAIQEYSVQSNDFSPYREDLYPECKKLLGHSMYNMFLNVGSLTSNWWLNIKDRTLQAKIEKFVTTFISPILITKELDEVAEKTSKLESNDTALTIKINKVTNEIKASYLIDEQRLELSFKMPANYPLTNVEAIGLSRVGISEQKWKQWILSAQRVITGMNGSVVDSLDLFSKNVNLQFSGFEECAICYSILHVVDRKLPTKTCPTCNNKFHGACLYKWFRSSGNNTCPLCRSEIPFRR, encoded by the coding sequence ATGTCATTTGGTGGCGTGAATACATTTCAACAGTACTCTACAGACTTCGGATTCGGTCATAATGGTGTGAAATTATCTTTCAACTACTTTGACGGGTTTCCTGAACCCTCACTTTTGAACTCTTTAGCATCCAATGATTTGaaactgatcttcaaatcgcttttgaaaagagaTGAAACAACTAAAGAGAAAGCACTCaacgatctgctgaagcTGGTCGAAAATTACACTAAAAATGAAGGGCTGTTTGATAGCGATAtattttttctttgctggTCTCAGGTTTACCCAAAATTGTTGGTCAGCGAATCCAAGACCATCAGAGTGAGCTCGCATCTTGTAACATCAAAGCTTGTGAAACTGCTTAATAAGAAGGTTTCAAAGTTTTTGAGAGATGTGATGCCACTGCTTCTTTTAGGCACTTGCGATACGGATTCTTCAGTGAGCAAAGCTTGTAATGCCTTTTTGAACGATATATTTGATTGTAATACTAGCAAGGTTAACTCTCTGTGGTCCGTCTTTCAGGAGGACATTCTTAAAATCACAGAGGAACTGGTGGTAAAAGAGAACGAAGAGACGATATCTGATGAGCGTTTTGTTGGTAAAGAAGACTCTCTCCTTAGGTTCAATCGGTTGATTACTAGCGCTATGCAACTGCTTACGAACCTCATCAGCTCTGATAGCTTCGACAGTGTAAaacatgaagaaatcaccCATGATGTTTTGATTTCCGAATGTTTATGGCAGTTATTGAGTCTAACAAATACACACTTTTTGAAAAGTTACGAAGCTGCTCTCGTATTGCAGAAAACTTTGTACAAGAATAACCTCTTACAAAGGCACAAAGACGTGTTGAAGTTATCgacgaagaaattgctgaaatctctttctcaTGTTAACGCTAAgaattctttgaaggtGGCACATTTGGCTGGACCGATTCTTGACAATTTGACTATGTTGGATCATTACCAGAAAGGGAAGATATGGACCTACGATAAATCTGCGAGGGACAGGTTTCTACAGTTTGTGGTTGCCGCATCGAAAAACCCTGTTCCAGGATTTTTCGACGCTTTGTACAAGTTCTACGAGGAATCGTCAAGTCACGAATTGCTCGATGAGAAGAAACAGTGGCTTCCATTATGGCGAGGGTCCAATGACACTCTCAGGGAAAAGCAGTTCCTTGGGAGACACGGTCCGGAACTGCTCGGCGAATTTTGGGCTAATTACAGAAAATTTATCAGTCACTGCAGTGTTCCAGATGTTTCTGAGGTAGCGAAAGAAGACGTTCTAAATATTCTTCGCTCCGGCAAGCAACTTTCAAGATTGCCTTCCTTGAAGGCGGCCTTGATCGATTTTCTGGATCCAGAAATTGTTGCTAATCAAATAAAGGCTGCCGTTAATCAAGATGATAAAGAGGCAGGTCTACTATTGAACAATTTAATGCTGTTGTTATGCTCTGCGGCTAATGGGGAGGCAGCATTGCATGATGTTGCCAGCGCCATGCTTGAGCTGATGTCAAAGGATCAAGATGACTTTGGTCCAAAAAAGCAGAAAGTGCTTGAAGTCTACAGTTATTTCGTGAACTCTGGTATCATTTCTGTTGCTGATGAAGTAACTCAGTTTGTTTACGAAGTTCCAACCTGGATCGACAAGAACACCTACAAGAGTCTGTCCATTTTCATAAGTGATTACTCGAAGTCAGTAATAGCTCACAAAGATAAAAACTTTGCAACTGTGATGGAAGATTTTATTACGGCAGCGTCATCGGCTGAAGGTATTGCGGAATCGCGCATCGTAAGAACTTTAAATCTGTTGGATAATGGTGTCTCCCCAGCGGTgctctcttcaacaatCGTACAGGACTTTGTTCAGAACTACATCAACTCATATGCCTACAATGACTATGGTGAGCTATTTAATGGTCGTCTGATTGATGAGCACAATGTTGTTCAACTTTATGAGAAATCAGTTGAAGGCAAACAAACGGAATTTTTCCTCCATCATCTTTCCAGCTTGAATTATCACGCTTTAGAAGCGCTGTTAACTGAGTCTGACTTTTTGTCAGGTAATTTATTTGAAGGATCTCTTGAGCAGGCAGAGAGTATCTATCAATTGATAAAGCCTCTCCTTAATAATGGCCCAATTGTAAAGAACTTGGCGAATGCCATTATCTCATATGCCAAGACAAAACCCCGCCTTGTGGGTAACGACTTTGTGTTGAGAATAGCAGAGGAACTCATTACCTTACAAAGAGATGGTCTGGATATTTTTGTACCGCCCGACCTAGAATTGGTATTTTTTGATGCTGTTCCGTTCATTGATTATAGACTTGCCCTcgtcagctctttgaagcttaATACTCATCTGTTTGAATTGTCCTCAGATGAACTAAACCTGTCTAAAGCAGAGCAGCTAATCAGGTACGGTCTTTTCTTGGATGCTTTAATCAGTCGAGTTCCAGCGGGCCTGGACAACAAGCTCTCAGTTTTTCTCACAATGGTATGTGATCTTGCCGAAGACTTCAACTGTCTTTCAGAAGATCCTCAAGAGGAGATTACTGAATTTAAGAACACTCTTTTCAGGGGAAAATTGGAAGGCTTCtctttcgaagatgtcACTGATTTGGTATGCCAGGTCAATCCAAATGATGAACGTCCGCTCGACATACTATcccatctcatcgctgatTCATCTTCAATCACTGTGACCTATTACCACCTCCGCATTTTAcagaaaattttgcaaaataAGATAGATTCCATCACTTCAGCATCTTTCATCAGAAAATTACCTTCCATTGAGAGGTTCGTTATCTCCACCATCAGAAGTAAAGATAAGAGCCAGCACAACTATCTGTTGTGTGGGATCATTTTATCTGCAGCAGAGAAATTCACCGATCTCGAGATATTTGGCAAGTTGAGAAACGTTTTAGCTTCTGAGTGCATTGGAgtcaaagaaaatgagCTACTTGAGAAGTCCTACAAAAACATTATCCTTCTAAGTAATTTGTTACAATCTCAGGGTTCGACCGAATCACCACCTCCAATTCCATACCAAAGATTAAACATGATGCTCAATTCTTTATCCCAATGGCTAGATAGCGACTTGGCATATGAATCAGGGTTCACCCAGGTACGGTTGTCCCTACTTAAGCTGTGCGCTCTTTTGGCTCGGACACCCTCAATCACGGAAGCTTCTAAGGGTTTTTATGAGTTCAGTATGGCTTTATTGAGCGATTCTTTGTCGATGTGCCTGTTGGATGATACCTACTTCTTACTTGAGTTACGCTTGTACTGTCTGGTACTGCACGAAGAGCTTACCAAAAGTGTGTGGAAGCAGCATCTCAATACAGGTTCCGATGAGATGCTCAGTGGATTGGTTGAACTgagcttgatcaattttgCGACAGAAAAGAACAACCAGATATCAGCAGTATTCTATCGTACTCTTTTCAGAGTCCTGAGCGGATATCAAGTCAAACAAGTTGTGAAATTCTATCCTGATGTTTTATCTGCTTTCCTAAGCAACGAGGGTTTTGCTAATATCAACAGGACAAGAATGTTATTCGCTGAACTCAAAAGGTTGGTGATTGAGAGGCAGAAAGATGCCTTTTTAGAACTTGAGtttgagaagcagaaaaagcagaaaaagGAAACAGAGCATCAGAGCGACGAAGGTGCCGGGGAAGACTTACCTGTGAACGACAAATTTGAGCTTCCTCCAGGTCTGATCGAAAAAATGTGCGTCGAAATTCCTGAGGATTATTTAGAATGTGAAGATGAATATGGCTTCCTCAAGTATTTATGGTTCTGGGACCTAGCCTTCTGTTTTTTCAATGACGCTTCCTATGATTTGCGTCAAAAGTtcattgatcaattgagaaGTAGGAACTTGATAACGATCTTTTTCGATTTTGTCTCCGATCAAATCGATTTGCAAGACACGAGGTTTTGGTCAGAAGCAGGATCCGCTGCCATTCAAGAATATTCAGTTCAGAGCAACGACTTCTCACCATACAGAGAGGACCTTTATCCGGAGTGTAAGAAGCTACTCGGCCACTCAATGTATAATATGTTCCTAAATGTTGGGTCCTTAACAAGTAATTGGTGGTTGAACATCAAGGACCGAACATTGCAAGCGAAGATAGAGAAATTTGTGACTACTTTCATTTCACCTATCCTTATTACGAAAGAGTTGGACGAGGTGGCAGAGAAGACGAGTAAATTAGAATCAAATGATACCGCATTAACAATCAAGATAAACAAAGTTACGAATGAGATCAAGGCGAGTTATCtgattgatgagcaaaGGCTCGAGCTCTCCTTTAAAATGCCTGCTAATTATCCACTAACCAACGTTGAGGCTATTGGTCTGTCGCGAGTCGGTATTAGCGAGCAAAAATGGAAACAATGGATACTGTCCGCTCAGAGAGTGATCACCGGGATGAATGGCTCGGTAGTGGACTCTTTGGaccttttcagcaaaaaTGTCAATCTACAGTTTTCCGGTTTCGAGGAGTGTGCTATCTGTTATTCCATTTTACATGTGGTGGATAGGAAGCTTCCAACGAAAACATGTCCTACATGTAATAATAAGTTCCATGGGGCGTGTCTTTACAAGTGGTTCAGATCGTCTGGTAACAACACATGCCCACTTTGTCGGAGCGAAATTCCATTCAGAAGATGA
- the PDR17 gene encoding phosphatidylinositol transporter: MGLFGRKQRESTPPVERRDLTPCDRVFVDPPKNYGRPHPPPRITEEQFEKYTRMLEHFQDGALQLPLNSSSPEETRGLIAEEKCWLSRECLLRFLRAAKWDVDQAVKNLTSTLVWRREVGLSRADDNVKPLGSEVVAVENQTGKQVILGFDINRSPLFYMKNGRQNTEPSFRQVQLLIFMMECAVILAPQGVETITVLIDFKSYKEPGVISDKMPPLSIAKLCLAVMQNHYPERLSKCVMFNIPWFAWAFLKMVHPFLDPRTRQKAIFDEPFENHIDPSQLEAVYNGKLDFKYKHEIYWPDMVAKVEELNEKRFKRFVDFGGVVGLSEFDLKGSGDDILYPVDYRNVV, translated from the coding sequence ATGGGGCTGTTTGGTAGGAAGCAGAGGGAGAGTACGCCACCAGTGGAGAGGAGGGATCTTACTCCTTGTGACCGGGTTTTCGTAGATCCACCCAAGAACTATGGGCGACCTCATCCACCACCGCGGATCACTGAAGAGCAGTTCGAGAAGTATACTCGTATGCTAGAGCATTTCCAGGATGGGGCTCTGCAATTGCCTTTGAATTCGTCATCTCCGGAGGAGACTAGAGGTCTGATCGCAGAGGAAAAATGTTGGCTCAGTAGAGAATGCCTTCTGCGATTCCTGAGAGCAGCCAAGTGGGATGTTGATCAGGCTGTGAAAAATCTCACTTCGACGTTGGTATGGAGAAGAGAGGTTGGTCTTTCTCGAGCTGATGACAATGTCAAGCCTTTGGGGTCTGAAGTGGTTGCAGTCGAAAACCAGACGGGTAAGCAGGTCATTTTGGGATTTGACATCAACAGAAGCCCTCTCTTTTATATGAAGAATGGTCGGCAGAACACGGAGCCGTCTTTTAGACAAGTGCAATTGCTGATCTTTATGATGGAGTGCGCTGTCATATTGGCGCCGCAGGGTGTGGAGACCATCACGGttctcatcgatttcaAGAGTTATAAAGAGCCGGGAGTCATTTCAGATAAAATGCCTCCGCTTTCGATAGCAAAGTTGTGCCTGGCAGTGATGCAGAATCATTACCCAgagagattgagcaaatGTGTCATGTTTAACATACCCTGGTTTGCTTGGGCTTTCCTTAAGATGGTACATCCATTCTTAGATCCGCGAACGAGACAGAAGGCCATTTTTGATGAACCATTTGAAAACCATATTGACCCGTCCCAGCTAGAGGCCGTCTACAATGGCAAGCTTGATTTCAAATATAAGCATGAAATATATTGGCCAGATATGGTTGCTAAAGTTGAGGAGCTAAATGAGAAGCGGTTTAAAAGGTTTGTCGACTTCGGGGGCGTTGTTGGATTGAGCGAGTTCGATCTCAAGGGTAGCGGCGATGACATACTATATCCGGTAGATTATAGAAACGTAGTTTAG
- the GNT1 gene encoding glucose N-acetyltransferase (ancestral locus Anc_8.798): MLIWKRKFRLVLFVALGVAIVSCFVRAVVQFQLNKEIKYFKRYFEQKKEHLEALYNPLAIKQIPEETIDLMYNLRLAGKKGPIDWSSYAYVNYATDANYLCNTLIMFDALRKFGTKAKLLLLISRELVESEGSPDSQQVNKMLDQMKRDGGGQVVIKYVDNIVKPADSSQWSQSMTKLLVFNQTEYERVIFLDNDATLNDKLDELFFIPDYIQFAAPVSYWFLSEGDLAEAYREVRDYEKLPVNLARYTDKLHDRIKKGKMIYNHLPSLPPNLYLNTENVAQDLIRSKFSLASLFDHHASDKSTKVKLASYVMVIKPSAEAFSSIMKSSVPIFLKKKGKYDGDVINDDLFNLRKVLHTQFKTFRRLRSHFVPSVLVLPYARYGLLTGSIRDESQHVLLRNDVLGCQRLDTSGKEIEKDIAAITRNAKYVHFSDYPLAKPWQYQSVDEIKCKVDETHSKDIDSGKKLCHLWNDLYSTYLNSRGLCTA, from the coding sequence ATGCTTATTTGGAAGCGTAAGTTCAGGCTTGTGCTGTTTGTAGCGCTGGGAGTGGCAATCGTGTCCTGCTTTGTGAGAGCAGTGGTGCAGTTTCAGTTAAATAAAGAGATCAAGTACTTCAAGAGATACTttgagcagaagaaagagcattTGGAGGCTCTGTACAATCCGCTGGCCATTAAACAGATCCCAGAAGAGACGATAGACTTGATGTACAACTTAAGGCTCGCGGGGAAGAAAGGGCCGATCGACTGGTCTAGTTATGCGTATGTTAACTACGCCACGGATGCCAACTATCTGTGCAATACGCTGATAATGTTCGATGCGTTGCGCAAGTTCGGCACGAAAGCCAAGTTGCTGTTGTTGATATCCAGGGAGCTGGTCGAGTCGGAAGGCTCGCCAGACTCGCAGCAGGTCAACAAGATGCTAGATCAGATGAAGCGCGACGGCGGCGGACAAGTTGTGATAAAATACGTGGATAATATCGTCAAACCTGCCGACTCTTCGCAATGGAGTCAGAGTATGACTAAGTTGCTAGTGTTCAACCAGACCGAGTACGAGCGAGTCATTTTTCTGGATAATGACGCTACTCTGAACGACAAGCTAGACGAGCTGTTCTTTATCCCTGATTACATTCAGTTTGCAGCTCCCGTCTCCTACTGGTTTCTGTCAGAAGGGGACTTGGCTGAGGCGTACCGGGAGGTGAGAGATTACGAGAAGCTGCCCGTTAATTTGGCCAGATACACCGATAAGCTACATGACCGTATTAAAAAGGGCAAAATGATTTACAATCACTTGCCGAGCTTGCCCCCAAATCTGTATTTGAACACGGAGAATGTGGCACAGGACCTAATCCGGTCGAAGTTTTCGCTGGCGTCATTGTTCGACCACCACGCATCGGATAAGTCCACCAAAGTGAAACTTGCCTCCTATGTTATGGTGATAAAACCATCCGCAGAGGCTTTCTCATCGATAATGAAGTCATCTGTACccattttcttgaaaaagaagggcaagTACGACGGCGATGTGATCAACGATGACCTCTTCAATTTGAGAAAAGTGCTTCACACTCAGTTCAAGACCTTCCGTCGGTTGCGGTCGCATTTTGTGCCTAGCGTGCTAGTATTGCCGTACGCTAGATATGGGCTTCTCACTGGATCAATCAGGGATGAGAGCCAACACGTACTGCTGAGGAACGACGTTCTAGGCTGTCAGAGGTTAGACACCAGTGgaaaagagattgaaaaagaCATAGCTGCGATAACGAGGAATGCCAAGTACGTTCATTTCTCCGATTATCCCCTCGCCAAGCCTTGGCAGTATCAGTCGGTGGATGAAATCAAGTGCAAAGTTGACGAGACACATTCCAAGGACATCGACAGTGGCAAGAAACTTTGCCACCTGTGGAATGATCTGTACAGCACTTACCTCAACAGCAGAGGCCTATGCACAGCATGA
- the HSH49 gene encoding U2 snRNP complex subunit HSH49 (ancestral locus Anc_8.797) has translation MNASVNNPETTVYVGNIDPTVTKEDLYELFVQVSPVAGIRYPKDKVLQVHQGFAFVEFYTSEDCQYVIQLMNNCVQLYERTLKVRRANAQQSGDAASIDLKIQPVAKIFVKDLDTSIDELHISKLFSKFGPLAGAPEIFYLTHGQVRCAYVYFKSYEHADNAIATLNGQLVVNKKLTIDYAFKENGKGNAKYGEEVDRLLNKEARKHGLLKW, from the coding sequence ATGAATGCCTCTGTGAACAATCCGGAGACCACGGTTTATGTCGGCAACATCGATCCCACTGTCACCAAGGAGGATCTCTACGAGCTGTTCGTGCAGGTGAGTCCGGTGGCTGGTATAAGGTACCCGAAGGACAAGGTTTTGCAAGTGCACCAAGGATTTGCTTTTGTAGAGTTCTACACTTCTGAGGACTGTCAGTATGTGATACAATTGATGAATAACTGCGTTCAACTATACGAAAGGACGTTGAAAGTAAGAAGAGCGAATGCGCAACAGAGCGGTGACGCAGCCTCTATTGATTTGAAAATCCAACCTGTTGCCAAAATCTTTGTTAAGGACCTCGACACTTCTATCGATGAATTGCACATCAGTAAATTGTTCAGCAAGTTCGGTCCTCTGGCTGGAGCGCCGGAGATTTTTTACCTGACTCATGGGCAGGTTCGATGCGCCTACGTCTACTTTAAGAGCTACGAGCATGCAGATAACGCTATAGCGACGCTCAACGGCCAACTTGTGGTGAACAAGAAGTTGACCATAGACTACGCTTTTAAGGAGAACGGTAAGGGAAACGCAAAGTATGGTGAGGAAGTAGACAGACTGCTGAACAAAGAAGCCCGAAAACATGGCCTTTTGAAATGGTAA
- a CDS encoding uncharacterized protein (ancestral locus Anc_8.796), protein MARYTVEVGKAANEHETAPRRNVTNAKEAMIRPAGYSCDTVYEFAMEAFGKGGSRQAMGWRDVVDIHEEKKMVTKKISGKEQQVEKTWQYFELTPYRYNTYKELITIMHDLGRGLVKIGVKPGQTEKLHIYASTSHKWMKMFLAAQSQNIPVVTAYDTLGESGLIHSMVQTGTNAMFTDNHLLQSLIRPLEQTPEIKYVIYNEAIEESDKRQNGQVYLNAKNALNKLKEVRPDIKFYSFDELLETGRNAKDEVELSLPKAEDVSCIMYTSGSTGDPKGVVLTHANIVAGIGGVSSNTSDIIGPRDRIIAFLPLAHIFELVFELISFWCGGVLGYATVKTLTSNSVRNCQGDLQEFKPTVMVGVAAVWETVRKGILAQINKLPVLSQKIFWTAYHAKIKMKRYHIPGGDSLGNLVFKKIKQATGGNLRITLNGGYPISIDAQEFITNLMCPMLIGYGLTETVANTCVLQPNRFELGVAGDLTGAVTVKLVDVEELGYLAKNNQGEVWIKGASVLKEYYKNPEETAKVMTDDGWFKTGDIGEWTSNGHLKVIDRKKNLVKTQNGEYIALEKLEAVYRSNAYVQNICVYADQSKVKPVGIVVPNHGPLAELAVEVGVMKDGDDVESHLHDSNLQKAVLERLLKTGKAQGLNGIELLEGVVFFHDEWTPQNGFVTSAQKLKRKEILNAVKEDVEKVYNEK, encoded by the coding sequence ATGGCGCGATACACGGTGGAAGTGGGCAAAGCTGCTAATGAACATGAAACGGCGCCCAGAAGAAATGTTACCAATGCGAAGGAAGCGATGATTAGACCTGCTGGATACAGTTGTGACACGGTGTATGAGTTTGCGATGGAGGCGTTTGGGAAGGGCGGGAGCCGGCAGGCAATGGGCTGGAGAGATGTTGTGGACATCCacgaggaaaagaagatggTCACCAAGAAAATCAGTGGTAAGGAGCAACAGGTGGAGAAAACATGGCAGTATTTCGAGTTGACTCCCTACCGGTACAATACTTATAAGGAGCTGATAACGATTATGCACGATCTGGGGCGTGGTTTGGTCAAGATCGGCGTGAAGCCGGGCCAGACAGAGAAATTGCACATCTACGCGTCTACTTCTCACAAGTGGATGAAGATGTTTCTTGCTGCGCAATCGCAGAATATCCCGGTGGTGACGGCGTACGATACGCTGGGGGAGAGCGGGCTGATTCACTCCATGGTTCAGACTGGGACAAACGCAATGTTTACCGATAATCACCTGTTGCAGTCGTTGATCAGGCCTTTGGAACAAACACCGGAGATCAAATATGTCATTTACAACGAGGCGATCGAAGAATCTGACAAGAGACAGAATGGTCAAGTGTATCTGAATGCCAAGAACGCTctgaacaagctgaaagagGTTAGGCCCGACATCAAGTTCTACTCAtttgatgagctgttgGAGACTGGTCGCAACGCGAAGGATGAGGTCGAATTGAGCTTGCCCAAGGCAGAAGATGTCTCTTGTATCATGTACACTTCGGGTTCCACAGGTGACCCTAAAGGTGTGGTTTTAACTCACGCTAACATTGTAGCCGGCATTGGTGGTGTTAGTAGTAACACTAGCGATATCATAGGTCCGCGTGACCGTATTATTGCGTTCTTGCCTCTGGCTCACATCTTCGAGCTGGTGTTCGAGCTGATATCGTTCTGGTGTGGTGGTGTTTTGGGTTATGCAACGGTCAAGACCCTAACCAGTAACTCGGTACGCAACTGTCAAGGTGACCTGCAAGAGTTCAAGCCCACCGTCATGGTTGGCGTCGCCGCCGTGTGGGAAACCGTCAGAAAGGGTATCTTGGCTCAGATCAATAAGCTACCTGTCTTGTCCCAGAAGATATTCTGGACCGCGTATCACGcaaagatcaagatgaagcGCTATCATATTCCTGGTGGTGATAGTCTTGGTAACTTggtgttcaagaagatcaagcagGCCACCGGTGGAAACTTGAGAATCACATTGAATGGTGGTTACCCAATTAGTATCGATGCCCAGGAATTTATCACCAATTTGATGTGTCCCATGCTGATCGGTTACGGTTTGACTGAAACGGTCGCTAACACCTGTGTCCTGCAACCAAACCGCTTTGAGCTCGGTGTGGCAGGTGATCTGACCGGCGCTGTCACGGTCAAGCTGGTTGACGTGGAAGAACTAGGCTACTTGGCAAAGAACAACCAAGGTGAAGTATGGATTAAAGGAGCCTCCGTGCTAAAGGAATACTACAAGAACCCTGAAGAGACTGCCAAAGTCATGACAGATGATGGCTGGTTCAAGACTGGTGATATTGGTGAGTGGACCTCCAATGGTCACTTAAAGGTCATCgacagaaagaagaaccTGGTCAAGACTCAAAATGGTGAATACATcgctttggagaaattgGAAGCAGTATATAGGTCCAATGCATATGTGCAAAACATCTGCGTTTATGCTGATCAGTCCAAGGTTAAACCAGTCGGTATTGTCGTGCCCAACCACGGTCCGTTAGCTGAACTTGCCGTCGAGGTAGGAGTCATGAAGGATGGCGATGACGTGGAAAGCCATCTGCACGATTCAAACTTGCAGAAGGCTGTCCTAGAGaggcttttgaaaaccGGTAAGGCTCAGGGATTGAACGGTATTGAGCTGCTAGAAGGTGTTGTATTTTTCCATGACGAATGGACTCCACAGAATGGCTTTGTCACCTCTGCccagaaattgaagagaaaagagattcTCAACGCTGTCAAGGAAGACGTCGAGAAGGTCTACAACGAGAAATAA
- the COA6 gene encoding Coa6p (ancestral locus Anc_8.795): protein MGWFSKEEDNEYHPIDRSSRRQCWDSRDEFFECLDKIDVINPLDPSQQNKIKQNCQKQEAKFHSSCAESWIKYFKEKRVVDYKKEKFLKEMEQQNATRIELSPEQALGGAKGGSN from the coding sequence ATGGGTTGGTTctcaaaggaagaagataaCGAATATCATCCGATAGATAGATCCTCTAGAAGACAATGCTGGGATTCACGTGACGAATTTTTCGAATGTCTTGATAAGATTGACGTGATCAATCCTCTGGATCCTTCACAGCAGAATAAGATAAAGCAGAATTGTCAGAAACAGGAAGCCAAGTTTCACAGCAGCTGCGCTGAAAGTTGGATTAAGTACTTCAAGGAGAAAAGAGTAGTGGATtacaagaaagagaaattcttgaaggagatggAGCAACAAAACGCTACCAGGATTGAGCTATCCCCTGAGCAGGCTCTTGGTGGCGCCAAGGGCGGCAGCAATTAG